A window of Bacteroidota bacterium genomic DNA:
AATTTCAAGTGAATGCAAATCAATTCGCCCATCAATTCCATGCACAAGTGCGCTATACAGACGTTCTCACGCCCGACTTGCGCGCCCGCACCCACACGGCTTCGGATGTGCTCACGCAGACCGCTTCGATTGAGCAGATGGGAAAATCGTTTAATCCGACCGTGAAATCACAGGTGGTGTTGTTTGAAAGTAACGACAACCTTGAGCAAGCAATGCGCGCGGTGGATTCCGGGCAATACGAGCAAGCCCGCGCACTCGTGAAGGCCAACGACAGCTACCTCAACGACAACATTGGATACGTAAAACAAAGTTCGGAATTGCAAACGCAAATGTCCAACAATGCCAGCTATCAGACGCAAATCACCAACGTCGAGGCGCTTTCAAGTCAAGACATTCAATTGCTTCAGAAATCCAACAAAGCCACCAACTACGAGGTTCGGAGGAAGCGCTAAGTACTTTCGAGAATCCAAAAGCAAGGGACTGTCCATCATGGTCAGTCCTTCGCTTTTTGGGAAAATCATCCACAATTCGCGAATTTTGTTTGCATTAATGATTATTTAATTTGCATTTAACTCCACTTTCATTAGCTTTGCATCCTCTTATCACCTATAAATTACACTACAATGACGACTCAAGAAGTAGCGGATCGTTTTTATGAGCTCTCGCAGCAGGGCAAGTTTGACCAAATTCTCGGCGAATTGTTCAGCCAAGACGCCAAAAGTGTCGAGCCGGCTGGTGCTGACATGCCTTCTGTCGAAGGCCTGGACAACATCATCCAAAAAGGCAAAAGCTGGAACGAAGCCGTGGAAGAAATGCATGGCGGCTCAACAGGCGCACCCATTGTCGCTGGAAACTTCTTTTCCTGCACCATGGCCATGGATGTGACGATGAAGGGTCAAGGTCGTATGAACATGGAGGAGGTTTGCCTCTACCAAGTGAAGGACGGCAAAATCGTGCTGGAGCAATTCTTTTATTGATCTGAAGCGCGACTTATTGGACAATATTCTCGTCTGCAATTCCCTATCTTCTTGGATCATTGAATCCAGAATATAGGGAATTGTAGGCGAGGTTTTGTATTCTGCAAACCCCTTCAGCCAGGTTTCCCTATGCAACGGTTCCCGTGGATAGACCCCGAAAGAAGCTTATCCCTCACATAATCACATCCCAATCAGTTTGAATTCCGTGCGACGGTTGAGCTGATGCTGTTCTTCTGTGCAATTAAGATTGGCATCGTTGCAATCGTTGGTAAGGCTTCCTTCGCCGTAGAACTTGTAGGTAATCCGTTCACGCGCGATCCCGCGTGCGACGATATAGGACTGCGCATCAATGGCGCGGTTACGTGAGAGCTCGTTATTGTATTCCGTGGTGCCACGTGAATCCGTATGGCTCCCCATTTCCACCATGATCGTCGGGTATTTCTTCATGAATGTGACAAGGTCATCCAATTCTTTGGAAGCGTCCATTCTGATATCATGTTTATCGAAATTGTAGTAGATGATATAGAAGACTTTACCGATGTCTTCGCGCTTTGGAATAATGTCGACCAACAAGTCCAATGTGTCATTGTCCTTGGCACCCAGCGCATTCACGGGATAAACCTTTGCAGGCATGTTCTCCGATTTCACCTCGACAATGTACTCCTTGCCCACCTCGAGATCAAACCCGAATTTCATTCCCGGCTGGATCACGAGCTCAGTTTCCTTTTCACGAATGGTAACCTTTGTACCTGGCGGCAAAGGGGTGTTGTTGGTAAAGATGGAACCATCGAGATAAGCCGTTGGATTGCAGTCTTTGGATGCTGGGGTCATTTCAATGGTAACCGCTAAGGGCTCAAGCAAGTGTCGCACGGTGGGTTTTATCACGATCGAGTTTTTGCTGTACCCGGCGACATCTGTTTCGAGCAAAAATTCCTCTTCCCCATCCAAATAAAGTTGTTCTTCACCTTTTTCATCGGATTTGTCATAACCCCTGGATTCGCCGCCTAGGAAAACACGGGTGACAGCACCTTCAATGGGCTGCTGCGTGACCTTGTCGATCACGTGTGCGATCACCGCATTGTGAACGGTGAAGGCATAAATGTCATCGTCACCCTTACCGCCGGACCGGTTGCTGGAAAATAGCCATTCACGCCGTTCTCCATAAAAGAGAGACCAAAATCGTCCAAGGTGGTATTCACAGGCGAACCAAGATTCTCGGGAATGGACCAAGTTTGGCTCGATTTTGAACTCATGAACACATCCAAGCCACCCAATCCTTGATGACCGTCAGATGCAAAGAACAATGTTCCGTCCTTGGCAACCCATGGAAACATTTCATTTCCCTCGGAATTGATATTGGGCCCCATATTGATGGGGGGACCCCAAGTTTCTCCCTGTTTTTCAACCATGTAGAGATCGGTGCCACCAAGGGTTCCGGGCATGTCTGAAACCATGATCATCTTGTTGCCATTCGCAAACAAAGCCGGATGCCCCGTCGAATATTCGTCGTTGTTGAAGTTCATCGGGGTGATTTTCCCCCATTGATTTCCATTTTTGACGGAGGAATAGGTCTGCAAGAGGAGCGTCCCCGCCTTGTCATGCTGCACTTTCCCTTTGTAGTAGTTATTCCGGGTAAAATACACAGTATCACCACTCGGAGAAAAGGTGGCAGTGGCCTCGTGGTATTTTGAG
This region includes:
- a CDS encoding nuclear transport factor 2 family protein, which translates into the protein MTTQEVADRFYELSQQGKFDQILGELFSQDAKSVEPAGADMPSVEGLDNIIQKGKSWNEAVEEMHGGSTGAPIVAGNFFSCTMAMDVTMKGQGRMNMEEVCLYQVKDGKIVLEQFFY
- a CDS encoding OmpA family protein encodes the protein MIDKVTQQPIEGAVTRVFLGGESRGYDKSDEKGEEQLYLDGEEEFLLETDVAGYSKNSIVIKPTVRHLLEPLAVTIEMTPASKDCNPTAYLDGSIFTNNTPLPPGTKVTIREKETELVIQPGMKFGFDLEVGKEYIVEVKSENMPAKVYPVNALGAKDNDTLDLLVDIIPKREDIGKVFYIIYYNFDKHDIRMDASKELDDLVTFMKKYPTIMVEMGSHTDSRGTTEYNNELSRNRAIDAQSYIVARGIARERITYKFYGEGSLTNDCNDANLNCTEEQHQLNRRTEFKLIGM